The Mangrovivirga cuniculi genomic sequence ATAGGTAACCAAATGATATAGCGAAAAGGAAATAAATAACAGAAGCAATTAGAAAGATCAATTCTGTTGTTTTTAAATAAAATTTTAGTATTAATATTCCTCCAATCATGAAATGAGATAAGTTTCCAATCACTATTGCTCTGCCATAAATTCCCCCAAGAATAGAGTTTTTTGATGTCCAGTTTGACATGGCAAATCCAAAATAAAGGGCTCCGATAACTTGAAGAATTATTGAATACTGGTTATTTCCTGATAGTTTATGCATAATCTCATCTGGAAAAAATAACAATGATATTCCCGATATGCCCAGAGTCAAAGCACTTAGAGTCATAATAATCTTTGAAGGAGATTTTAATATTTCGCTATTGCTCATTTTTTGATTTGATAAAGATTGTGGTTCAGTAAATTAAATATCGATGATAGTGATTGAAATTCATTTAATCATGTCAGCACTTACCTGTTAAACAGTTTGCTTAACTTCACTACATATTTTTTTGAGAAAATAAGAAAAATTGAAATAACTCCTACACTGATAAACGCGATGGTGCCCAGTTTACCCCCAAAACCTTTAAGAATTCCCTGTGAGTAGTAAAAGATAAGTCCGCTTAAACCACCTGCAAAAGCAATAGCTGCGAGTGGCATTAGATTAACACTGCTCATACCAACAAAAGACCCACAGAACATGGCAGCTGCAAACGCAGAATGTGAAGTATATTGACTCAAAAGCCCAGCGATTAAGCCAATAATAGCTGAGGAAAGTATCGCATTCAGTCCTGCCTTTTGTAGTGAAAAAGTAATTGTAGAACCGATAACTCCGGCGATTATTAAAAGTAAAGACTGGTGCATACCTTTTTAAACGTATTTAAAGTGAATGCGAATTTAGAAGTTTTAAAAAGAAATAAAAACAAAGAGGCACCTACAATAGGTGCCCCTCAACGGTTGATCCCTCAACAATAAACCCAAACCTTCAGGATCACTCTCCATTCTTTACGATCTCATATACACGAACGTAATCTACTATCATTTTTTGTGGCCAGACTGAATCGTCAATTCCATGTTTTCCGCCCCAGTTTCCTCCTACAGCTACATTAAGGATCAAATGAAATTCCTGGTCGAATGGCCATGTCTCAGACCCGTTATTTTCATTTTCAAAAGTATTGTATACTTTACCGTCGACCATAAACTCAATTTTCTCAGGGCCCCATTTTACCGCATAATCATGAAACTCATTTGAGACAGTTTCGACTAGTAAAGAATCCCCTCTTTGAGTACCCTTATTGTGGTTATATGCGGTTGTATGAACTGTACCGTGAACATTGCCATGGTCATAACCGACGTGTTCCATAATGTCGATCTCACCACTAGCAGGCCAGTTTCCGTATTTCCAGTTAGTCGGTAACATCCAGATTGCCGGCCATGTTCCTTTACCCCTGGGAAGCTTCGCTCGAACTTCTATCATACCATACTTCCAGTCACCTTTATTTTTGGTTTTTATCCTGGCAGAAGAATATTTCACCTTTTCATCATCTCTGTTTTTATGCACTTCAATGATCAAATTGTCATCTTCAACCCTTACATTTTCCTTATTCTTCGTATAGTATTGCAGTTCACTGTTTCCCCATCCGCAAAGGGTTGGACAACCATCTCCCAGGTCATAATCCCATTTTTCAGGGTCAGGACTTCCGGTATAATCAAATTCATCATGCCAAACCAGCTGCTTTTGGTCCTGAGAAGGTTCTGAACTTCCATTTCCACATGAAATAGCCAGGGCAGTAATGAAAAGGATTATTACATTATTGGTTATCTGTTTCATTTGGTATTAGTTTAAAGTTGGCGGATTTTAATTCGCCGGAATTTGGTCCTGTCATCACCTGAAATTCACCAGGCTCTGCTTCGTAATCAAAGTCCCTTGTATAGTAAGCCAGATCTTCAGTAGTCAATTCAAATTGAATCTCTTTTGATTCTCCTGCTTTTATAGCGACTTTTTTAAAGCCTTTAAGCTGCTTTACCGGCCTGGTAATGCTGCCAGTAATATCTCTTGTATAAAGTTGGACGATCTCTTCTCCATCAACATCACTTGTGTTTTTTACAGTTAATTTGATCTGTAACTTGTCATTCATTCCCAACTCATTTTTAGATATCTCAGGTTCGCTGTATTCAAATTCCGAGTAGCTAAGTCCATAACCAAACGGATATAATGGACTTGGATCTATATCATTATGATGAGTGTAGAACACCTGGTTCGGACCTGATGAAGGTCGTCCGGTCATTTTATGATCATAATAGATCGGAACCTGGCCAACAGATCGAGGGAAAGTCATCGTTAACTTTCCTGATGGATTGAATTTACCTGTAAGAACATCTGCAATGGCATTTCCTGCCTCGTGACCAAGATGCCAGGCTTCAACAATTGCAGGAATGTTTTCGTCTTCCCAGCTTATTGCTAATGGCCTTCCGTTCATAAGAACTAAAACTATGTTATCATTAACCTTCTTTAGTTCTTTCAACAACTCAGGTTGTAATCCAGGTAGATCAAGAGTAGATCTGCTTCGACCTTCACCGGACATGTAAGCGGTTTCACCCATAGCAACAATGACTACATCAGAGTTTTTAGCAACCTGGATAGCTTTAGCAAAACCTGATTTATCTTCTTCTTCAATAATTACCTGGTTGAAGAAGTTATTAGGGCCAATTGAAAGCTTAACTCCTTCGGCATATTCAATATCTGCATTTGGGAAGTTTTTTACGATCCCCTCGTATAGTGATACTGCAGTACCTTTATCCGCTGCTCCTCTCCAGTTACCCAGAGGACTGTCTTTATCCTTCATTAAAGGACCAATCAAGCCTATTGAGAGTTCTTTTTCTTTGATAGGCAGCAGGTCATTTTCATTTTTCAGAAGTACAATCGATTTTAATGCAGCCTCATAGGCGAGTTCCAGATGTTCTTCATGAAAAAGGGTTTTTTCCTCTCTTTCTGTATCAAAATATTTATACGGATCATCAAACAGACCCAGGTCATATTTTAATTTCAGAACTCTTCGCACAGCATCATCGATATCTTTTTCTTCGACATCTCCGTTTTCAACAGCTTGTTTAAGATTGTCAATGTATGCAGTTGCTTCCATATCAATATCACTACCGGCATTTAGAGCCATTACTGCAGCTTCGTATTTATCTGCAGCTACACCATGGGTAACAATTTCACCGATTGAGTTCCAGTCAGAAACGACGACACCATCATAATCCCATTCTCCTTTTAACAGTTCTCTCAATAAGAATTCATTAGCAGTAGAAGGGATGCCATCAATATCATTAAAGGCATTCATAAAAGTGGCAACATTCGCATCAGCTGCCGCCTCGAAAGGCGGCAGAATAGTGTTCAATAGCTGATGCTTACCTAAATAAACATTATTATAATCTTTACCGCTTTCTACGAACCCGTATCCTGCAAAATGTTTTGCACAAGCGGCGATAGTATTTATATCACTCAGGTCATTTCCCTGGAATCCATTAACTCTTGCTACAGCGATTTCGCTACCGAGGTAAGCGTCTTCACCGGCTCCTTCCATCACTCGTCCCCATCTGGCATCCCGGCTAATGTCAACCATTGGAGCAAAAGTCCACTGTATTCCTGCAGCTGCGGCTTCTTTAGCGGCAATTGCTGCAGTTCTTTCCATTAGGTCAAGATCCCAGGAAGAACTTTCAGCCAGTGGAAGAGGGAACATAGTTTTATAACCATGAACCACATCAAAGGCAAAAATTAAGGGAATACCCAGTCTCGTGTTTTCAACCACGAATTTCTGAGTCTCGTATGCTTGTTCAGCACCCAGTAAGTTCAATACAGAACCTACCTGTCCTGATTTAAGTTGCTCATATCTGATTTGCTGATTGCCTTCTTTGGCTCCTGGGCCTGTTAGGTCAGGGCCTATAGAATATTGATTTAATTGACCGATCTTTTCTTCGAGGGTCATCAAATTCAGCAAACTGTCTATTTTTTTATTTGCAATACTATCTTTTTCCGAGTCCTCAGTTGTGAGATAAGTCATTGCCACAATACCGACTACAATAAAAGCCAGTATAAGTATATGTTTGTATTTCATTTGTCTCTTGGTAATCAGTTAGCCTGAAAAACGCGTACGTAGTCTACAATCATTTGCTGTGGGAAAGTGGTAGAAGCGTCCGGATTACCCGGCCAGTTTCCACCAACAGCCACGTTAAAAATGAAGAAGAAATTTTCATGGAATTCACTTAGTTGAGCAGGTGTGATATCTGCTTCGTGATATTTGGTATCATCAATATACCATTTAATTGATGTCTCGTCCCATATGATACTGAACACATGAAATTTATCAGCTAAAGTGCCAGATGTAAGAGTTTTTGAACCAGAATAATCAGCTTTAGTACCATCATGATCCCAATGGATAGTGCCGTGAACAGTATTTTCAGAACCACCGACCATTTCCATGATGTCAATTTCTCCACAAGAGGGCCATCCCACAGTTGGAAAATTAGATCCGAGCATCCATAAAGCAGGCCAGATTCCCTGACCTTCCGGCATCAAAGCTCTGATGTCAATCCTTCCATACTGGAACGATTGATTACTCATTGTTACAATTCTGGAAGAAGTATAGTTTTGTCCACTAAAACTTTCTTCTCTGGCTTCAATAGTCAGGTAACCATCTGCAACTGTTGTGTTTTGGCTGCGGTAATATTGAAGTTCATTATTACCCCATCCATTAGATCCTGTTCCGATCTCATGAGTCCAGTCTGAAGATAATGTCGTTCCATCAAACTCATCCTGCCATACTAGGGTATATCCATCATAGGAAAGGGGAGTAGTGTAACCGTCGTCTGGTATTACAACATCACCTTTTTCTATTGTAATTTCTTCCGTATGATTAATATAAACTGAAGAGGTAGCATTTGCTCTTACCTCAAGTGTATAGGTTCCATTTTCGGCATATGTATGTGTTATTTTACCATCATCATCTCTTACCAGGCCATTTCCATCGCCGAAATCGAATTGGTAAAAATTAGCCATGTCAGCTGTTGCCTCAACGTTTATTACGCCATCTGTTATATTTGATTTATCAACAGTTACAACAAGATTTGATGGTGGCTGAGCAGAAGGTCCGTTACTATCTTCTTCACAAGCCAATAAAGTTACACTTACTAGTATCAGACTTAAAATTTTTCTCATGAGGTCAAGGATTATAACCGGCGGCTTTTACGCCACCGGTTTATTATTTAAAACTTCTTATTAACTACGATTTATTGCTGAGCAATATCATCGACATAGAATGTTCCCGCGTCAGCTACACCCCAGCCAGGGAAGATCACGATACGGGCATAAGGACCAGCAGGTGCTCCCGAAACATCAAAAGTCAATTCAACCCATTGATTAGCTGTATCAACTGAAGCATCAACCTCAATGAAATCGTCACTATTGGCAATATTCTCAAGCTTAAACCTGAACGTTCCTGTTGTAGGAGCCCAGACTTTTACTGTCATTGTTGTAGAAGCAGTTAAATCGATTGGATCAGATAGGTCAACAAATAGCCCTGCCCAGGTTTCGTTTCCATGAGTTGTTTCCAGTACTCTTGCACTGGTGTTTATACCTGAAGCATCAGGATTATCCACATATTGATATGTACTACCACCAAAAGTTACCCAGTTTGGCTCAGCACCTTCAAAAGTTAGTGGAAGAGTTGTTTTTTGTTTAATGTCATCGACATAAAAAGTACCCGCGTCTGCAACATTCCATCCCGGGAATATCACAATTCTTGCGTAAGATTTTCCTACAGCGGCAGATACATCGAAAGTAAGCTCAACCCATTCATTGGCAACAGGAACTTCCTGATCAATTTCAATGAAATCATCGCTATTGGCAATGTCTTCTAATTTAAATCTGAATGTTCCGGTTGCCGGAGCCCATACTTTTAGAGAGATCTCAGTTGACTGACTAAAGTCGATTGGCTCATCCAGGTCTACAAATAATCCAGCCCAAGGTTCATTTCCGTGCACAGTTTCTAAAACTCTTGCACTTGTATTAATACCTGATTGATCAGGGTTGTCTACATATTGATAGGTACTATTTCCAAATGTAGTAAATACTGGTTCAAATGTCTCAAATGATAGTGGAAGAGCAACCGGAGTGATTGAAACAACAATTTCTTGTGTTGAAACAGCCTCATCTGTTCCGTCGGTAGCAGTTAGAGTAACCGTATACGTGCCTTCAGCTGCATAAGTATGAACAGGATTTGTTTCAGTACTTGTATTTCCGTCACCAAAATCCCAGGTATAACCTGTAGCATTTTGTGATTCATTAGTAAATGCAACTTCTAAACCATTCGCAGAATAATTAAATACAGAAGAAATAGGTGTCACTCCTGCAGGAATTAATCTGTGATACCATCTTAAATCAGGATTAGTCGCATCCTTAAATCGAAGGAATAGTTCATTTTCACTGATAGAAACTATCTGATATGAATTAACACCCGTTGCGTACCCAATGAATCCACCATTATTAAAACTGATGTTAGTATATCCTTCCGGACCTTCGAAAATTGAGTAGTTGATGTTTTCAGGTGCTGTATAAGGAGCAGTGAAATCACCTACATCAGGATTTTCATATGCACCAGGGAAGTTAGACGCCTGCCCTGCATTAAGGTAGATATCACCATTGGTTTCCTGAATGAATACTGATTCGTTAAGAACAAAAGTATATTCATCATCATACATTCCACCACCCTCTTTTTCATTTGGTCCTGCAGCATACCACTCAGGAACATATGAAGTAGTTGGGCCAACACCAAAATGTCCACCTCTGGAGGCATCGATTACCCAGGTTTTTCCTTCAGGCATGTCGCATCCACCGGTAAGCAGTGATAATACCTCAACATTACAGATCTCAGGGTCTGTGTTTGCGATAGTAATCATTTGAGAAGAGGAAACAGACCCTCCTTTTTCATATACAGTCAGGGTAACCTCATATTCACCGGCAAATGGATAGTATGCCGTTACCTGGTCGCCTTCAGCACTAGAACCATTTCCGAAGTCCCAAACTTTTAGAAAAGCATCTGAAGAACTTGAAAAATTGATCCAGTTTTCACCTTGAGCATCTTGCTCCGCAGTAAATTGCGCATCTTGTTCTGTAGGAGGAGTACCTAAGCTGTACTCTTCCTCTTCACAACCACCCAATATTAACAGGGTGGCTACAAAGAAAATATTTAATAATTTTTTCATGATCTAAAAATATTTGGGTTTAATAATTTGGGTTTTGTTCCCATCCTGCACCTGCTAAATCGATCTCCACTTGTGGAATAGGGAATAATTCATGTTTAC encodes the following:
- a CDS encoding family 16 glycosylhydrolase, which gives rise to MRKILSLILVSVTLLACEEDSNGPSAQPPSNLVVTVDKSNITDGVINVEATADMANFYQFDFGDGNGLVRDDDGKITHTYAENGTYTLEVRANATSSVYINHTEEITIEKGDVVIPDDGYTTPLSYDGYTLVWQDEFDGTTLSSDWTHEIGTGSNGWGNNELQYYRSQNTTVADGYLTIEAREESFSGQNYTSSRIVTMSNQSFQYGRIDIRALMPEGQGIWPALWMLGSNFPTVGWPSCGEIDIMEMVGGSENTVHGTIHWDHDGTKADYSGSKTLTSGTLADKFHVFSIIWDETSIKWYIDDTKYHEADITPAQLSEFHENFFFIFNVAVGGNWPGNPDASTTFPQQMIVDYVRVFQAN
- a CDS encoding glycoside hydrolase family 16 protein, with product MKQITNNVIILFITALAISCGNGSSEPSQDQKQLVWHDEFDYTGSPDPEKWDYDLGDGCPTLCGWGNSELQYYTKNKENVRVEDDNLIIEVHKNRDDEKVKYSSARIKTKNKGDWKYGMIEVRAKLPRGKGTWPAIWMLPTNWKYGNWPASGEIDIMEHVGYDHGNVHGTVHTTAYNHNKGTQRGDSLLVETVSNEFHDYAVKWGPEKIEFMVDGKVYNTFENENNGSETWPFDQEFHLILNVAVGGNWGGKHGIDDSVWPQKMIVDYVRVYEIVKNGE
- a CDS encoding PKD domain-containing protein yields the protein MKKLLNIFFVATLLILGGCEEEEYSLGTPPTEQDAQFTAEQDAQGENWINFSSSSDAFLKVWDFGNGSSAEGDQVTAYYPFAGEYEVTLTVYEKGGSVSSSQMITIANTDPEICNVEVLSLLTGGCDMPEGKTWVIDASRGGHFGVGPTTSYVPEWYAAGPNEKEGGGMYDDEYTFVLNESVFIQETNGDIYLNAGQASNFPGAYENPDVGDFTAPYTAPENINYSIFEGPEGYTNISFNNGGFIGYATGVNSYQIVSISENELFLRFKDATNPDLRWYHRLIPAGVTPISSVFNYSANGLEVAFTNESQNATGYTWDFGDGNTSTETNPVHTYAAEGTYTVTLTATDGTDEAVSTQEIVVSITPVALPLSFETFEPVFTTFGNSTYQYVDNPDQSGINTSARVLETVHGNEPWAGLFVDLDEPIDFSQSTEISLKVWAPATGTFRFKLEDIANSDDFIEIDQEVPVANEWVELTFDVSAAVGKSYARIVIFPGWNVADAGTFYVDDIKQKTTLPLTFEGAEPNWVTFGGSTYQYVDNPDASGINTSARVLETTHGNETWAGLFVDLSDPIDLTASTTMTVKVWAPTTGTFRFKLENIANSDDFIEVDASVDTANQWVELTFDVSGAPAGPYARIVIFPGWGVADAGTFYVDDIAQQ
- the bglX gene encoding beta-glucosidase BglX, translated to MKYKHILILAFIVVGIVAMTYLTTEDSEKDSIANKKIDSLLNLMTLEEKIGQLNQYSIGPDLTGPGAKEGNQQIRYEQLKSGQVGSVLNLLGAEQAYETQKFVVENTRLGIPLIFAFDVVHGYKTMFPLPLAESSSWDLDLMERTAAIAAKEAAAAGIQWTFAPMVDISRDARWGRVMEGAGEDAYLGSEIAVARVNGFQGNDLSDINTIAACAKHFAGYGFVESGKDYNNVYLGKHQLLNTILPPFEAAADANVATFMNAFNDIDGIPSTANEFLLRELLKGEWDYDGVVVSDWNSIGEIVTHGVAADKYEAAVMALNAGSDIDMEATAYIDNLKQAVENGDVEEKDIDDAVRRVLKLKYDLGLFDDPYKYFDTEREEKTLFHEEHLELAYEAALKSIVLLKNENDLLPIKEKELSIGLIGPLMKDKDSPLGNWRGAADKGTAVSLYEGIVKNFPNADIEYAEGVKLSIGPNNFFNQVIIEEEDKSGFAKAIQVAKNSDVVIVAMGETAYMSGEGRSRSTLDLPGLQPELLKELKKVNDNIVLVLMNGRPLAISWEDENIPAIVEAWHLGHEAGNAIADVLTGKFNPSGKLTMTFPRSVGQVPIYYDHKMTGRPSSGPNQVFYTHHNDIDPSPLYPFGYGLSYSEFEYSEPEISKNELGMNDKLQIKLTVKNTSDVDGEEIVQLYTRDITGSITRPVKQLKGFKKVAIKAGESKEIQFELTTEDLAYYTRDFDYEAEPGEFQVMTGPNSGELKSANFKLIPNETDNQ